Part of the Microbulbifer salipaludis genome is shown below.
GTGGAGCCCACCGGTACCGGGCGCAGGAACACCATGCTGCCGACGGCGACGGTGGTTACCCGGCCACGGGCGATGCCCTGGGCGAGAATGGCGCCGGCCACATCCATCTGTGACATCAGCCAGCCGGCAAAGACGTCGCCCTGAGGGTTGGTGTCCCGGGGCATGGACTGGGTCTGCAGTGTCAGGGTACCGCTGGGTTGCGGTTCTTCATCAATGGCGGACATCGCAAAAGCTCACAAATTCTTAGATTTATTGATCCGTCGGCAAGGCCTGAGCCGCCGGCGGGTGGCGCATTCTAGCACAAACTGGGTACTAATTAGCCAGCGTTGGTCGAGAAATTCTTGCGAAGGTTTTGCGAAAAAACTCTCATGAAGAAACTCTGGCCAAAACCCAGCATAATCTGCGCCATCTTGTTTGATTTTCCAACATCTCCTAGACTGCGCTGCATGCGTGCACTGATTTTGACCCTGATCCTGTGGTGTTTTACCGCCCAGAGCCTGGCTCTGGCGCTGGCGCCTGCCTGTGATCCGGGTGCCGATGGCCACGGCGATCACGCCGCCATGATGGCCACTGATGGCGCGCATGACATGCACGCCGACGACCACCACGACATGCCCTGCTGTGATGAAGCTGGCGACATGTCCTCGGCCGAGCTGTGCCAGCTGACCTGCGCCGTTGGCGGTTGTGGTGCTGCCGTGCCGCTTTCGCAGGAATGGCAACACACGGAATTGGCGAGTGCCGCCCTGTTCCAGTCGATCTCCCCCTCCCCGCTCGCTGCCTCGCAGCGCAACCTGTTGCGCCCACCCATAAGCGCCTGATGCTGCCCGCTCGACGCCTCGCTTGGCGTTGAAATCAACGGTTGAGCCATCGACCCAGTATCAGACAGACTGGATTACTCCATGGGATATGCATTGCGCGCCCTGGGCCCTCTGGCCCCGGCGCTGCTGGTTTGCGCGTTCGCCCTGCCCGCGCAGGCACAGCTGAGCCTGGAAAGCGCGGTTCAGCTCGCGCGGGAACAGGACCCGCAGACCGCAGCGGCCATCGCCGCGGCGGAGGCGACGGCGGAAACCGCGGTGGCCGACAGCCAGTGGGGCGACCCCGAGCTGAAATTGGGCATCGCCAACCTGCCCACCGACTCCTTCGCTTTCGACGATCAGCCGATGACCCAGAAAGTCATCGGTATCCGCCAGAAACTGCCCCGCGGCGCTTCCGCGGCACTGGCCGGTGAGCGCGGAGCCCTCGCCGCCGAGGCGGGCTTTGCCGCTGC
Proteins encoded:
- a CDS encoding acyl-CoA thioesterase yields the protein MSAIDEEPQPSGTLTLQTQSMPRDTNPQGDVFAGWLMSQMDVAGAILAQGIARGRVTTVAVGSMVFLRPVPVGSTVSCYAEATEVGRSSIKTMVEVWLTRVDTGEQVKVTEGEFVFVAIDDRGRTRPLP